From the genome of Anopheles moucheti chromosome 3, idAnoMoucSN_F20_07, whole genome shotgun sequence, one region includes:
- the LOC128304591 gene encoding uncharacterized protein LOC128304591 codes for MGSNGNPQPFQQLLNVSFSDEIDTFHAKVSNQQVLLVKQQRSLHCFRLEPNRSEWTLLWSREKFFDGKLREFRTSFFVDASGWVLVKNRDGLQFYRMAGNDLALQHYCSDGRYRDMYGWNDSSTIFLMGHLYADVTAIGVLTRNKRGAIKFEQMVESVVLKGGTQPLWQLYDPSNLPDAWKLNSTWLGLASTPGTKQVAIVERSSSAIIVYKLDENYVPQIVGRAENVPFTSHGEERILFGNIFDNNEFRDLLHLNASGMFMYMQKNAIYQLVAQSSQMFNGGWEKKHWNSASLIDADGDGRDELWLSGPQGIAGFKISKAGFQCVSSGSGYDEDVRYARMVQAVPGGDKTRAIAISGRQMLSFPLALSKTATCEIEENDRNVQPAPTSTHPQSIFALNTQTGPLVHASLGEQIDTSLLFEPINPMNGNLAFGIPLFVVGRLFTLPTVKFITYQESSNISGTMGIGWSLQIDCVFVDRRSSIFPEEHRYYLIKDGSSFLLKNSNTADHSANDQIATFTIESNEKMTVTFNRALDQWLIEDANGESFIYGTYGEKSFVKMDAGAEDWPFEIKRSDMHKRYPSVWYLIRHFDRADQWLEYSYVKEPQTDDYQLESIKTSNGASLMLSYSNLFNKMLLTGFTIRTLSYVQSATLHYIEQDENPLLKRISQQRNDVLEFSYDGPGGAMSEIIYPNGLIAKFDYTLLEIDRDVLMNHFTTHSHPRTAYGPGYLLIADITKQAQVRLRITDALGSDTVALAGSSLPMLGKLPVADYEMFTGESFFAVLLHHEGTQPELCLFQTQADIWQTTPTYIKLPKNTSVYSGHNFLLAIEQHRVTVIDQQNGKWKALQPFDTEQSALKHYFSHGFLTYNDRQLEVFVRRDGQWTSSVLSFPADLLANSAAVFDRFDHPEEVIRNFQQGIKLDALRMFHNVLVYRSLHLEGLKLYARLHLLHLNWKHEISRQTVVDILIEDLATYTFNPPEAQGNVFVFGYRLENGKFRLKVVNHRGKIKDEIEKIKEQIEEDIRKYPNAPEAEKQRYRQESHAKLNGELEELYRNITAQIPFAIDPSKFGVIVNDAHIIAASHKVLFDGIDWTTQRIPQEELTLDSMTINLGPSYQLVKTHRNATFDLIGPNNATVFNTDTNNATELHIRYPAFMAVQMNDSAVQLFNFHRSELTSLPEGELFDTNSNSMAIISTTSDGKNVYVRSMDSFGITRKNVVWRHEFVDSRARTLTNYYEFNAQTAKPYEGGFLMGDVKIIPASRERRYGWYKVHYNFAKSTLSTKSVYNAAGEFVKLVDPADANAAKPFDPDGVLMARDGKTIVADFRPFRMSEQVVSYYGFEPYEQNLVGSGGRWNWTGGVIRQENGNHFLHLTQTKYVSATFEPKTSFDSLIISCWLRGPVRQQDVGSTLTVQYNGKLINGTAAFSTNGWTYVEVMVENTNRFHVKISPETNSFLDVDHLRVFPAQLELNVHIYDTTLAKERSTLHASGLLSHRLYDIFGNEMGHINEQGSIEHLSIFSRGKNSRIEMLPALGEILEPAEQNTYHGQFRHVPDTAVLRFRYAGTSQSGDIRIEMGAMSFRIELFDDRATLIERSQRTVIPREGDMVIFCSNTHYTVWIDGEIKMENFANQARFERYEIRGKNTPIWDAMLLYDASVKVIYLSDFGMPKQILELKESNTIALQEIVYDELNRPAIKSKWSEMDITASATLFGYRHNFITNEQQFWKTGQMEGTIIQLNKDCEGFPYSRTVYADNPLEEKIVQSVPGKPFAVNSAFAKHFNSKQQIDFLENLFPSAHGFHYSNERYPDQSIYVTVYDRRNRKVADYVRTYHGDHHLTTYKYDANDRLILQLPPAYHEQANTFSSTSPFFAEKYSSEQNELQRSWGTSYEYDRQSGLMTVRRTPDAGTTRYLYTPEGMLRFVVQQNSSNVMYYTYNSVGKLNQRGIVELDVEDLARYLPNDSPLPVSSNFFLLNHGNKDVAPLHRHRVESVRKISDNHILSDLLFFDHQGQLTTSALYTTGNVSLTINYKYRKNLLHEIEYPATVKGKHFRLQYDYDHRGKLTGISNAATGEKFVTIENNSLGQPRRMHIQPKSPHAYQRTFQYNQPGYLTKIEDPYLSETIDYLGAGYGGRPIGDGTVQATHFNATWQTASSASTHLKLKPSHLGKGRRSKLCYDALVSAGYLDAQGRPLKSFYPMLELQLPIVCRLGTYGNQIAAILTDRGFPQIYGHRYDYGNHRQLIRAKYFQSNAEEKFNPLRRETFAEIRGISLESSEDIWEKLREAGYLHSDCSTNSEMDCHGSPGKSLFQPAIANHPNAITLSSLLARVIAQRKNLTKTIFEQLCAGWYKDDTPEAITNICNSTWTMLSDAGFIGPKSNLGIAAVSHELREMLSEYAPHLPAIIGVLYDKFATALGYSSADVQSYAIDANGNHRHFYTGFRRYRLEYVQNTNKIAFVYRTNFAAQSGLDEVRFPVEHNEDGSVTRAMHKGIERIVYDPLSNRATEITLNDGRQLKFDYNVRGHRLYKHVYDRTGKMIRKKYYIRDLQGKPLVEYDAVYRGNETESNTPSNVRSTVFLYAGDRLIGFMRNNQFYSVALDHEGSVRLIIKNGEIVAGYDYLPYGELLRSYGVDPDGDLDYRFTGKEWDEETNLYDFHARLYDPELGRFLQMDPKEQYASPYLYAGNSPVSLVDPDGQFAFLVVALVAVGAYVGASAANNSWNPAKWELKKALLGGLIGGIIGGFAPAGITGSVAFLSGYIGTAAAIGVITASSVGLAYVSLASANGSWDPSKWDWTQPGTWNALFIGALSGATLFNAIGGIHKAFIAYTGLSRTAFVIVTSGTTGGFLLYNGSKANDGSFRFWEWDWSNPATVWGAIEGAAFGLSLSPKLNTVTQQVAGRLEKFKEIGKAIKVNDLRAVGTLLKEEVKAWQQVYKNAISGDTIQDAIAAGQAAGRPGGTILLNKIPPEATKLIDEILTLEKLFLKFQKKKEKRAIAYNNATLSLFPLETMKSQYSLRQLEYKNDSAQDTLWLVSSTNKISHWINRIIERIFNRINEGETKQDDPQSTITPFTTRRSQSSRKSFQVSNCFHAFSDDQLSGIICYEKFGLSYVFPHNTSNVVSMTDDHYSLCQPIEYEGMPSTTCVGSQSSYVFTPHSRSVNYLDLLNGSLTLLLVAPAITKQVTSFIGNLLFKQQNQRQQLVSTREQESIRRMFNELHQTVKEYRQFADNRNYCNWLEHVFQDIEDDTKMFLSVTNPTSKVYCQLIDRIQALHDELEESQQIMSYNGCTNKSSLWNIIDLKNDVLQLQSQSSATLPEHFNSLASASMNAADKRMI; via the coding sequence ATGGGGAGCAACGGAAATCCCCAGCCGTTTCAGCAACTGCTGAATGTGTCATTTAGTGATGAAATTGATACGTTTCACGCTAAAGTATCCAACCAGCAAGTGCTTCTGGTAAAACAACAGCGATCGTTGCATTGTTTCCGGCTGGAGCCGAATAGGAGCGAATGGACGCTGTTATGGTCACGTGAAAAGTTTTTTGACGGAAAGCTGCGCGAGTTCCGCACTTCGTTCTTTGTGGATGCATCAGGTTGGGTGTTGGTGAAAAATCGTGATGGATTGCAGTTTTACCGCATGGCAGGCAACGATCTTGCATTACAACATTACTGTTCTGACGGAAGGTATCGCGATATGTACGGGTGGAATGATTCCAGCACAATTTTTCTGATGGGTCACCTGTATGCTGATGTTACCGCAATCGGAGTGCTAACGCGAAACAAACGAGGAGCCATAAAATTTGAGCAGATGGTGGAAAGTGTTGTGCTTAAAGGTGGAACTCAACCCTTGTGGCAGCTGTATGATCCTTCCAATTTACCGGATGCTTGGAAACTCAATTCAACATGGCTAGGTTTGGCAAGCACTCCCGGCACTAAGCAGGTCGCCATCGTTGAACGATCATCAAGCGCGATAATTGTGTACAAGCTGGACGAAAACTATGTCCCGCAAATTGTGGGCCGTGCCGAAAATGTGCCATTCACATCTCACGGCGAAGAACGCATCTtgtttggaaatattttcGACAACAACGAGTTCCGTGACTTGTTACATCTTAACGCGAGTGGCATGTTTATGTACatgcaaaaaaatgcaatctATCAGCTAGTGGCGCAAAGTTCGCAAATGTTCAATGGTGGGTGGGAAAAGAAACATTGGAACAGTGCCAGCTTGATCGATGCAGATGGTGATGGAAGGGATGAACTTTGGCTGTCCGGTCCGCAAGGTATCGCAGGCTTCAAAATATCAAAAGCAGGATTTCAATGTGTCTCTTCCGGTTCCGGGTACGATGAAGACGTACGTTATGCAAGAATGGTCCAAGCAGTTCCCGGTGGAGATAAAACCAGAGCAATTGCCATCAGTGGCAGGCAAATGCTTTCGTTTCCGCTTGCTTTATCGAAAACTGCAACATGTGAAATTGAAGAAAACGATAGAAATGTTCAACCTGCGCCAACTAGCACGCACCCGCAATCCATTTTTGCGCTCAACACACAGACCGGACCACTAGTGCATGCCTCGCTTGGAGAGCAAATCGACACATCCTTGCTGTTCGAACCGATTAATCCCATGAACGGTAACCTAGCATTCGGCATACCTTTGTTCGTGGTTGGTAGATTGTTCACCTTACCCACTGTGAAGTTTATCACCTATCAAGAATCTTCCAACATATCGGGTACGATGGGCATTGGTTGGTCGCTTCAAATAGATTGTGTGTTTGTCGATCGGAGGAGCAGTATCTTCCCGGAGGAGCATCGCTACTATTTGATCAAGGACGGATCATCCTTTTTACTGAAGAATAGCAATACTGCGGATCATTCTGCAAACGATCAAATTGCAACTTTTACCATTGAATCCAACGAGAAGATGACTGTCACATTTAACCGTGCCCTTGACCAATGGTTGATTGAAGATGCTAACGGCGAAAGTTTCATCTACGGAACCTATGGCGAGAAGAGCTTCGTGAAAATGGATGCTGGAGCCGAAGATTGGCCTTTTGAGATCAAACGTAGTGATATGCATAAACGATATCCATCGGTGTGGTACCTGATAAGACACTTCGATCGCGCCGATCAGTGGCTAGAATATTCTTACGTAAAGGAACCCCAAACGGATGATTATCAGCTGGAATCGATTAAAACCAGCAACGGGGCATCGTTGATGCTCTCCTATTCTAATCTTTTCAACAAAATGCTTTTGACGGGCTTCACTATCCGCACCTTGAGCTACGTGCAATCGGCAACTCTGCACTATATAGAGCAGGATGAAAACCCGCTTTTGAAACGTATATCCCAGCAACGCAACGACGTACTAGAATTCAGCTACGATGGACCGGGTGGTGCGATGAGCGAAATTATTTACCCTAATGGATTGATTGCTAAGTTTGACTACACTTTGTTGGAAATTGATCGTGATGTGCTTATGAATCACTTCACCACACACTCTCATCCGCGTACCGCTTATGGTCCAGGGTATCTTTTGATTGCTGACATCACCAAGCAAGCTCAGGTGCGCTTACGCATAACGGATGCCCTCGGTTCGGACACCGTGGCGTTGGCAGGTTCATCTCTGCCTATGCTGGGAAAACTTCCAGTTGCCGACTACGAGATGTTCACTGGGGAATCTTTCTTCGCCGTACTGCTTCACCATGAAGGAACGCAACCGGAGCtatgtctatttcaaacacaAGCGGATATATGGCAAACAACTCCTACATATATAAAGCTGCCGAAGAACACATCAGTTTACAGTGGTCACAACTTTCTGCTCGCCATAGAACAGCACCGCGTAACAGTTATCGATCAGCAAAATGGCAAATGGAAAGCATTGCAACCGTTCGACACTGAGCAATCTGCACTAAAGCATTACTTTTCACACGGTTTTCTCACCTACAACGACCGGCAGCTGGAGGTGTTTGTTCGGCGTGATGGCCAGTGGACTTCGAGCGTGCTATCATTTCCTGCTGATTTGCTAGCAAACAGTGCCGCCGTGTTTGATCGTTTTGACCATCCAGAGGAAGTGATTCGTAACTTCCAGCAAGGTATAAAACTCGATGCACTGAGAATGTTCCATAACGTGCTGGTGTATCGTTCGCTACATCTGGAAGGTTTGAAGCTTTACGCCAGGCTACATCTTTTGCACTTGAACTGGAAACATGAAATAAGTCGTCAGACGGTTGTTGACATTCTCATTGAAGATCTTGCCACATATACCTTTAACCCGCCCGAGGCACAGGgtaatgtgtttgtgtttggttaTCGTTTGGAAAACGGCAAGTTCCGACTAAAAGTGGTCAACCATCGGGGAAAAATTAAGGATGAAATCGAAAAGATCAAGGAGCAAATTGAAGAGGACATCCGCAAGTATCCCAACGCACCGGAAGCGGAGAAACAGCGTTATAGGCAAGAATCGCACGCCAAACTTAACGGCGAGCTGGAGGAATTGTATCGTAATATCACTGCCCAAATTCCGTTCGCCATCGATCCCTCGAAGTTTGGCGTGATCGTGAACGATGCACACATCATTGCTGCCAGCCACAAGGTGCTGTTCGATGGAATCGATTGGACTACGCAAAGAATTCCTCAGGAAGAGCTGACGCTAGACAGTATGACGATCAACTTGGGCCCATCCTACCAGTTAGTGAAGACGCATCGTAATGCAACGTTCGATTTGATCGGTCCCAACAATGCTACCGTGTTCAACACTGATACCAACAATGCCACGGAGTTGCACATCAGATATCCTGCCTTTATGGCGGTGCAAATGAATGACTCCGCCGTGCAGTTGTTTAATTTCCATCGCAGCGAATTAACGAGCCTTCCCGAGGGGGAGCTGTTCGATACAAACAGCAATTCAATGGCCATCATCAGCACTACCAGTGACGGGAAGAATGTGTACGTACGGTCGATGGATTCGTTTGGAATCACGCGCAAAAATGTGGTCTGGCGTCACGAGTTTGTGGACAGTAGGGCGCGGACACTAACCAACTACTACGAATTCAATGCACAAACTGCGAAACCCTACGAGGGAGGATTTTTAATGGGCGATGTAAAAATTATCCCCGCCAGCCGGGAAAGACGTTACGGATGGTACAAGGTGCATTATAATTTTGCCAAAAGCACGCTGAGCACGAAATCGGTTTATAACGCGGCAGGTGAGTTTGTCAAACTAGTCGATCCTGCGGATGCAAATGCCGCCAAACCGTTCGATCCCGATGGTGTTTTAATGGCACGCGATGGAAAAACCATTGTGGCCGATTTCCGCCCATTTCGTATGTCAGAGCAAGTGGTGTCCTATTACGGGTTTGAACCGTACGAGCAGAACTTAGTCGGGAGTGGAGGGCGTTGGAACTGGACTGGCGGTGTGATACGCCAGGAAAATGGAAACCATTTTTTGCATCTCACCCAAACGAAGTACGTTAGTGCCACGTTTGAACCAAAGACATCGTTCGATTCGTTGATCATTTCATGCTGGCTGAGAGGACCTGTGCGTCAGCAGGACGTCGGAAGCACACTTACTGTCCAGTACAATGGAAAACTGATCAACGGAACGGCTGCATTTTCCACCAATGGGTGGACGTACGTTGAAGTTATGGTTGAGAATACCAATCGATTTCATGTTAAAATTTCACCCGAAACCAATTCCTTCCTAGACGTCGATCATTTGAGAGTTTTCCCAGCCCAGCTGGAACTGAATGTTCACATTTACGACACAACGTTAGCAAAGGAACGATCGACGCTGCACGCCTCAGGACTGTTATCACATCGACTCTACGACATCTTCGGCAATGAAATGGGTCACATTAATGAGCAAGGTTCGATCGAGCATTTATCTATTTTCTCACGCGGTAAAAATTCACGAATCGAAATGCTGCCCGCGCTGGGAGAAATTCTCGAGCCAGCAGAGCAGAACACTTACCATGGCCAATTCCGGCACGTTCCCGATACAGCTGTCTTACGATTTCGATATGCAGGAACTTCGCAATCTGGTGACATACGCATAGAAATGGGTGCTATGTCATTTCGAATCGAGCTATTCGATGATCGGGCAACGTTAATAGAACGCTCCCAAAGAACGGTCATACCTCGCGAGGGCGATATGGTGATCTTTTGTAGCAACACACATTATACCGTTTGGATCGATGGTGAGATCAAGATGGAGAATTTTGCCAATCAGGCACGTTTTGAGCGATACGAAATCAGAGGCAAAAATACACCCATCTGGGATGCAATGTTGCTTTATGACGCGAGCGTGAAGGTAATCTATTTGTCTGATTTTGGCATGCCGAAGCAAATACTGGAGCTGAAGGAATCCAACACTATTGCCTTGCAAGAAATCGTATACGACGAGCTGAATCGGCCCGCCATCAAAAGTAAGTGGTCCGAAATGGATATTACTGCTTCCGCTACGTTGTTTGGATATCGCCATAATTTCATCACGAACGAACAACAGTTTTGGAAAACGGGTCAAATGGAGGGCACAATAATACAGTTGAACAAGGATTGCGAAGGATTCCCGTACAGCCGAACAGTTTACGCCGATAATCCACTGGAAGAAAAAATTGTGCAATCCGTCCCTGGAAAACCCTTTGCTGTGAACAGTGCTTTTGCGAAACATTTCAACAGTAAACAACAAATCGATTTTCTCGAAAACCTTTTCCCTTCCGCGCACGGGTTTCACTACAGCAACGAGCGCTATCCCGATCAATCGATCTACGTGACGGTGTACGATCGACGCAATCGGAAGGTAGCAGATTACGTGCGCACGTATCACGGCGATCATCACCTAACCACGTACAAGTACGATGCTAATGATCGCCTGATTCTGCAGCTACCGCCTGCGTACCACGAGCAGGCGAATACTTTCTCCAGTACAAGCCCCTTTTTTGCGGAAAAGTACTCGTCCGAACAGAACGAATTGCAACGCTCCTGGGGCACATCGTACGAATACGATCGTCAAAGTGGGCTGATGACGGTTCGAAGAACGCCTGATGCGGGAACCACCCGATACCTGTACACACCAGAAGGTATGCTGCGTTTCGTCGTGCAACAGAACAGTAGTAACGTCATGTACTACACCTACAACTCCGTGGGAAAATTGAACCAAAGAGGAATAGTCGAGCTGGACGTTGAAGATCTTGCGCGATATCTCCCGAACGACTCGCCATTGCCCGTTTCTTCCAATTTCTTTCTTCTAAACCACGGGAACAAGGACGTGGCTCCGCTACATCGGCACAGGGTGGAAAGTGTAAGAAAGATATCGGACAATCATATACTCTCCGATTTGCTGTTCTTCGATCACCAAGGACAGCTTACCACAAGCGCATTGTACACGACCGGTAATGTCTCGCTGACCATTAATTACAAGTATAGGAAAAATCTTCTACACGAGATCGAATATCCGGCTACGGTGAAGGGGAAACATTTCCGTCTACAGTACGACTATGACCACCGTGGAAAATTGACCGGCATCTCGAACGCTGCCACTGGTGAAAAGTTCGTTACGATTGAAAACAATAGTTTGGGCCAGCCAAGACGTATGCACATTCAACCCAAATCTCCCCACGCATATCAACGTACTTTTCAATACAATCAGCCCGGATACTTGACAAAGATAGAAGACCCATATCTGTCTGAAACGATTGACTACCTTGGGGCAGGGTATGGTGGACGTCCGATCGGTGATGGTACGGTGCAGGCAACACACTTCAACGCAACGTGGCAGACAGCGAGTAGTGCATCAACACATCTCAAACTAAAACCTTCACACCTAGGAAAAGGACGAAGGTCAAAGCTTTGCTACGATGCGCTAGTATCGGCAGGATATTTAGATGCGCAAGGAAGGCCATTGAAAAGTTTCTACCCCATGCTTGAGCTCCAATTACCCATCGTTTGCCGATTGGGCACGTACGGCAATCAGATTGCTGCTATTTTGACTGATCGAGGATTTCCACAAATCTATGGTCACCGATACGATTACGGTAACCATCGGCAGCTGATTCGTGCCAAATACTTTCAAAGCAATGCCGAAGAGAAGTTCAACCCACTGCGAAGAGAAACATTTGCCGAAATTCGAGGTATATCTTTGGAGAGTTCCGAAGACATATGGGAGAAGCTGAGGGAGGCTGGATACCTGCACAGTGACTGTAGTACTAACAGTGAAATGGATTGCCATGGTTCACCAGGAAAGTCCCTCTTCCAGCCAGCTATTGCTAATCATCCGAACGCGATCACGCTAAGCAGCTTATTGGCACGGGTCATCGCACAGCGTAAGAACCTTACCAAGACCATTTTTGAGCAACTGTGTGCCGGGTGGTACAAGGACGATACACCGGAAGCTATAACCAACATATGCAACTCCACCTGGACGATGCTTTCCGATGCAGGTTTCATTGGACCAAAATCCAACCTTGGCATTGCTGCAGTGAGTCACGAATTGCGCGAGATGTTGAGTGAATATGCGCCACATTTACCAGCAATTATCGGTGTACTGTACGACAAGTTTGCCACCGCATTGGGCTACAGCTCGGCCGATGTTCAGTCATATGCCATCGATGCAAATGGGAATCATCGGCACTTTTATACCGGTTTTCGGCGATACCGGCTAGAATATGTGCAAAACACGAACAAAATAGCCTTCGTCTATCGAACCAACTTTGCTGCACAGTCGGGTCTAGACGAGGTACGCTTTCCAGTAGAGCACAACGAGGATGGCAGTGTAACTCGGGCCATGCACAAGGGAATCGAACGTATCGTGTACGATCCGCTCTCCAATCGTGCCACGGAAATTACGCTAAACGATGGACGACAGCTAAAATTTGATTACAACGTTCGAGGGCATCGTCTGTACAAGCATGTGTATGATCGTACGGGCAAGATGATCAGAAAGAAGTACTACATCCGTGATCTTCAGGGGAAACCGCTGGTCGAATACGATGCGGTCTATAGGGGTAATGAAACCGAAAGCAACACACCGTCCAACGTGCGATCAACGGTGTTCCTTTACGCTGGTGATCGATTGATAGGCTTTATGCGGAACAATCAATTCTACAGCGTTGCACTCGATCACGAAGGATCGGTGAGATTGATTATCAAAAATGGCGAGATTGTAGCCGGGTACGACTACCTACCGTATGGAGAGTTGTTGCGATCGTACGGCGTGGATCCCGACGGTGATCTCGACTATCGCTTTACAGGCAAGGAATGGGACGAAGAAACGAATCTGTACGATTTCCACGCCCGTTTATATGATCCCGAACTAGGACGCTTCCTACAGATGGATCCAAAGGAACAGTACGCTAGCCCATACCTGTACGCCGGAAACTCTCCCGTGTCTTTGGTTGATCCCGATGGTCAGTTCGCTTTCCTGGTTGTGGCCTTGGTAGCAGTGGGCGCATACGTTGGAGCGTCGGCAGCAAACAACTCCTGGAACCCTGCCAAATGGGAGCTGAAGAAGGCATTACTTGGTGGACTGATTGGCGGTATTATTGGTGGCTTTGCACCTGCAGGTATCACTGGATCGGTTGCCTTTCTTTCCGGCTACATCGGAACTGCAGCGGCAATTGGTGTAATAACAGCGTCCTCTGTAGGCTTGGCCTACGTTAGTTTAGCATCCGCGAACGGAAGTTGGGACCCGAGCAAGTGGGACTGGACCCAACCGGGCACATGGAATGCTCTGTTCATCGGTGCTCTTTCAGGGGCCACTCTGTTCAATGCTATCGGAGGTATCCATAAAGCGTTCATTGCATACACCGGCCTGTCGCGCACTGCGTTCGTTATCGTGACCAGCGGAACGACCGGTGGATTTCTGCTTTACAACGGCAGCAAGGCTAACGATGGAAGCTTCCGATTTTGGGAATGGGACTGGAGCAATCCTGCAACAGTGTGGGGTGCAATCGAGGGTGCCGCTTTCGGTTTATCGCTATCGCCCAAGCTTAACACAGTTACGCAGCAAGTTGCTGGTCGtttggaaaaatttaaagagaTTGGAAAAGCCATCAAAGTGAACGACCTTAGAGCAGTCGGCACACTGCTGAAGGAGGAAGTGAAAGCCTGGCAGCAGGTGTACAAGAATGCCATCAGCGGCGACACGATACAAGACGCAATTGCGGCCGGGCAAGCGGCAGGACGTCCCGGTGGCACcattttgttgaataaaattcCCCCGGAGGCAACAAAGCTGATCGATGAAATTTTAACTCTAGAAaagttgtttttaaaattccagaagaaaaaggaaaaacgagcAATTGCTTATAATAATGCTACACTTTCTTTGTTCCCTTTGGAAACGATGAAGAGTCAGTACAGTTTGAGACAGCTAGAATATAAAAACGATTCTGCACAAGATACGCTTTGGTTAGTGTCaagcacaaacaaaatctCTCATTGGATAAACAGAATCATTGAACGTATTTTTAATCGCATCAACGAAGGCGAAACCAAGCAAGACGATCCTCAGAGCACGATCACTCCGTTTACAACTCGCAGAAGCCAGTCATCTCGAAAAAGTTTCCAAGTGTCCAACTGTTTCCACGCATTTTCTGACGATCAGCTAAGCGGAATCATATGCTACGAGAAGTTTGGGCTTTCTTACGTGTTCCCTCATAACACTAGCAACGTGGTTAGTATGACCGATGATCACTATTCTTTGTGCCAACCGATAGAATATGAGGGAATGCCTTCAACCACCTGTGTAGGTAGTCAAAGTTCTTACGTTTTTACACCACACAGCCGATCTGTAAACTATCTAGATCTTTTGAACGGATCTCTCACGTTGCTTCTCGTAGCTCCGGCCATTACGAAGCAAGTAACATCGTTTATCGGCAATTTACTATTTAAGCAGCAAAACCAACGTCAGCAGTTGGTATCAACACGAGAGCAGGAGAGTATAAGAAGAATGTTTAATGAGTTGCATCAAACAGTGAAGGAATACAGACAATTTGCTGACAATCGAAATTATTGCAATTGGTTGGAACATGTGTTTCAAGATATCGAAGATGATACTAAAATGTTTCTATCCGTTACAAACCCGACGAGTAAAGTCTATTGCCAGTTGATTGACCGTATCCAAGCACTGCATGATGAACTAGAAGAAAGCCAACAAATTATGAGCTATAACGGCTGCACAAACAAATCGAGCTTATGGAATATTATAGATTTGAAAAATGACGTATTACAATTGCAATCACAATCATCAGCAACCTTACCTGAGCATTTCAATAGTTTGGCTTCCGCTAGTATGAATGCTGCAGATAAAAGAATGATTTAA